The DNA segment TTCCAGCCGCAGCGCCACATCCCCCCGGTGGTGGCATTGTGACGATATTATTGTCAATCAATACATTCAACAAATCCAAGTGAACTTGCCCCATGACAGCACTGTTTTGCAGGGCAATGCCGGCCCCGCCTACAGTTGTTTGATTACGTTCGATTTTGGTGCGCACCATAGTCTGAGGTATAAGTCCCACAGGTGGAGTAGTATTGACAATATCAACCCCACCCCCAAAACCGGCATTGGCCAAGTTAGCAAAAATCTGACTGTCTTCTATATCAAGCCTATCCGGAATAGGGAATACAAGTTGAAACTCAATGCCTCCCCCATCCAGAGACGCCCCATTAGAATAAATCAACGTGCGTTTAATAATGGCCTGATCCACATCTCTAAACATTATCCCCCCGCCGGAACCCAGCGAGGTAACCACGTTAGAATAGATTTCACTATCCACAATAAGGGTCGTCGTTACATTTACTACGGTCACACCGCCGCCAAACGAGGAGCCAACCGCATCGTCGCCAATATTATCGTGAATGTGGCTGTTTTCAATGGTCAGTTGGGCCAGCGTGTTGGCTAAAATCCCGCCTGAACCTGTGCCTGAACCAAGAGGCATTCTGGCCCCGGAGATGTCAAAATTGCGCAGATGAAGGGTTTGAGTGCCGGTGCCCACTGCGATGAGTTGGGTTGTGTTTGGCGCAGACGGCGTTACGCGAGTGCGAGTCACGGTTTTTACGGCGTAACCGGCGGCCAGGGTGGTAGGGTCATAACCGCCATCAAGCGTAATTTTGGTGGGCATTGGCGGAATGGGCAGATTACCTCCTTCGGCAAAAATCTCGTTAGACACGCGAATGGTATGTGTGCCGGGGGGGGTGGTAGAAATGGCGTTCAAAGCAGCGCCAATGGTGGCATAGGGACAACCGGCAGCACATACATCCAGGGTGATAGTGCGCCCGGGCTGGGCCAAACCCCAGAGCATCCCGATCAGCATCACCCCCGCCAGAATGAAGGAGAATAACAACTTCTTTAGCATAAGACTCCCTCCTTTCAAGGGACAAAAAATTTGGATGATTTGATTAAACGCAGACAGTGGTGGCCAGAAAGAAAAAAGCAAATTCAAGGTTAGAGAGGTCAAATTTGAGGCAGCGTGGCAGGATGAATGAAATAACGACTATGCTTCAAGTATAGCAGATTTTGCTACGATTTGGAAGGGTTTGTTACCAACACCCCCCCTGGCCATTGCCAAATCTACTGCTTTCAGCTATGATAAGCTGGTCAAACTGATAAATCTCCAAAAATTAGAAGCGACGATGTCCAAAAAAACCATTCTTTATACGCGCACCGGCGACGAAGGTTACACCAGCCTGCTGGGGCAGGAAAAGGTACCCAAATACGATTTGCGTCCGGCCGCCTACGGCGCGGTTGACGAAGCCACCGCTTTTATGGGTCTGGCGCGGGCCAACCCGGCTGCCAGCGAGCGTACCAGGCAACTCATCCTGACCGCCCAGCGCGACCTGTG comes from the Anaerolineae bacterium genome and includes:
- a CDS encoding right-handed parallel beta-helix repeat-containing protein; this translates as MLKKLLFSFILAGVMLIGMLWGLAQPGRTITLDVCAAGCPYATIGAALNAISTTPPGTHTIRVSNEIFAEGGNLPIPPMPTKITLDGGYDPTTLAAGYAVKTVTRTRVTPSAPNTTQLIAVGTGTQTLHLRNFDISGARMPLGSGTGSGGILANTLAQLTIENSHIHDNIGDDAVGSSFGGGVTVVNVTTTLIVDSEIYSNVVTSLGSGGGIMFRDVDQAIIKRTLIYSNGASLDGGGIEFQLVFPIPDRLDIEDSQIFANLANAGFGGGVDIVNTTPPVGLIPQTMVRTKIERNQTTVGGAGIALQNSAVMGQVHLDLLNVLIDNNIVTMPPPGGCGAAAGSGGAIFMGATPTVPDVLNAVNSTVADNIPDGICDFAGFAGVPSTINIDNGIHAANPPAGTGNLEILPAAPGTTTVRDTAISQGGLGPGPITLIAPVVALPVGFMLPGADYHLAPGSLAIDASTIVPPPLDDLDRVLRPLAAPLVDLGAYETSVNLSASQKQAQPNLTGTRTVVTYTVLITNSGIFSGTVIVTDALPGNTTLVPGSVSASAGGTIITGSGGITWTGFMTAGATAAITYAARLGHVITGWQFINIAHISSSWTGGPAIGQSIFTRAATVNILSSSGVYLPIVLKSG